The Belonocnema kinseyi isolate 2016_QV_RU_SX_M_011 chromosome 10, B_treatae_v1, whole genome shotgun sequence genome has a window encoding:
- the LOC117182314 gene encoding enoyl-[acyl-carrier-protein] reductase, mitochondrial, which translates to MAVQVSRLVMKSSRSICVPRFLAFRNMSVVSAKTLLYKEYGEPAKVLEFSTDQVIKPEGNQVLVKWLLSPVNPADINTIQGKYPSKPPLPAVPGNEGVGEVIEVGSSVQNLKIGDRVVPNVNHLGTWRTQGSYNSEDLMKIPKEIGTVEASMLNVNPCTAFRMLKDFVSLKPGDTVIQNGGNSAVGQLVIQLCKVWNHTNISVVRDRPQISELKSQLKKLGATEVLTEEELRKTDLFKSKKLPQPKLALNCVGGQNALEVLRQLGSGGVMVTYGGMAREPVTVPTSALIFKDLSVRGFWMTAWSKKNHNAKERTEMFEELAKLFQEKKLHAPPYKIVPFSEYQEVIVNALRIDGKQGVKYILDMEKN; encoded by the exons atggCTGTGCAAGTGTCCAGATTGGTAATGAAATCGTCACGTTCAATTTGTGTACCAAGATTTTTAGCGTTTCGAAACATGAGTGTTGTGTCTGCGAAAACATTGCTTTATAAAGAATACGGTGAACCTGCTAAGGTTCTGGAATTTTCTACTGATCAAGTTATTAAACCTGAAGGAAATCAG GTTTTAGTAAAGTGGCTCTTATCACCTGTAAATCCAGCTGATATAAATACAATTCAAGGTAAATATCCAAGTAAACCACCTTTGCCGGCAGTTCCGGGAAACGAAGGAGTTGGAGAAGTCATTGAGGTGGGTTCAAgtgttcagaatttaaaaattggcgaTAGAGTTGTTCCAAATGTTAATCATCTCGGAACATGGAGAACACAAGGGAGTTACAATTCAGAAGATCTTATgaag ATCCCGAAAGAAATCGGAACCGTAGAAGCAAGTATGCTAAACGTGAATCCTTGCACTGCATTCAGAATGCTAAAAGACTTTGTTTCGCTCAAACCTGGAGATACTGTTATTCAAAACGGAGGAAATTCCGCAGTGGGACAATTGGTCATCCAGCTTTGCAAAGTATGGAATCATACAAACATCAGCGTCGTCAGAGACAGGCCTCAAATTTCAGAACTGAAG TCCCAACTTAAAAAACTGGGTGCGACAGAAGTCCTAACTGAAGAGGAACTTCGAAAGACGGATTTGTTCAAAAGCAAAAAATTGCCACAGCCCAAATTGGCTCTAAACTGTGTAGGAGGACAAAATGCTCTCGAAGTTTTGAGACAACTTGGAAGTGGTGGTGTTATGGTTACTTATGGAGGAATGGCCAGAGAACCAGTCACTGTTCCCacttctgctctaatttttaaG GATTTATCTGTGAGAGGTTTCTGGATGACTGCATGGAGCAAAAAGAACCATAACGCAAAGGAAAGAACGGAAATGTTTGAGGAATTGGCCAAATTGTTCCAAGAGAAAAAATTGCACGCGCCACCTTATAAGATCGTTCCTTTCTCTGAGTACCAGGAAGTGATAGTAAACGCTCTAAGAATCGATGGTAAACAGGGAGTTAAGTATATTTTGGACATGGAAAAGAACTGA